CACACACGGTCGCGAGGCCGTTGTCAGCCTAACCAGAAAACGTGTCAAGGAAGCTTAAAAAGGAATATCGCATATGAAGATGATTTTCCGCCACCATACCCTGCCCCAGCGACACGCGCGCAAAATAATCTCGCTGGCTCAAGTAATCCCAATAGAGGATCGAATACGAGGAAGTACTGCACCATGGCGTGTCTTCGAGGCTTGCTTACAAGGGGTCACTTGGACTTTCAATGCCCAAATGTTCATCAACACGGCCCTGTGAGACACCAAATCAATTCGAGAGACTTTACGCGTAAATTACATGCTCAGCTGCGGCAAGACCGACACAAAGGCTTTGAGCAACTACATATTCGCGGTCGAACGGGTTTTCTGCTCAAGGCTACCTTGCTTTCCCATGGATACACGGTGATTATAAAGGCCACCACCGAAGCAAGACAGCATAATCTACGAAAGGAAATCGACGCCTATGGGTCTCTACTGCAGTTACAAGGCCATTCCATACCGGTTCATATCGGTAGCTTCCAACCCCGCATGCCATATTGGTATCATGGCGAGCGTATGTCGTATATGATGATCCTCAGCTGGTCTGGGATCCGTATGGAAACCCTGCTTATGCAAAACGATGCCAATGCTTCTCTGTTCTCTCAGGAACGCAATAAGCTCCGAAAAATCCTTCGATCTCATGGTATAGTCCACGGAGACCTCGAATATCGCAACATTCTGTGGAATGATAGCCTTGGGCATGCTATCGTGATCGATTTTGAGGACGTGACTTGGGTAAAGAACCCACAGCCACTTGGGCCAACTTCGGGAAATGTGGCCAGGGGTAATGCTTCTGATAAACGGGGCAATTTGCATGGCCATAATACACTTCCATCGGCGCCCCGTCTCCAACCTAATACCATCGAGAATTACTCAATGAACAGTTCACTAAATATGAGAGGTGGCAATCGGAAGCCATTGAATATATCCCTAACATAGCTTATGTTGTGAAAAGTCAGCCTCCGGGATATTGGTATTTCATCATGTTAAAGCAGAGATCAAGCAGAAAGATCAGTATAGTGTTATGTATTTTGCATAAAGTTGTACTTCTCGCAGAATTTTCAACCCACTCTCTTCCACCTTAGTGGTCATGTGGTGTTATTTTAGGAATTCCCACTAATTGTTGATTTTGAAGGTGTAAAAGAGTCTCCTATGCAAAGGAGGTAACAGGCACGGTTTGGTCAGTATCATCACTACCGTTATCCAATGTATGCTGTGGCCTCCAATATTAGGCCTATACACGTCCGTCCACCATCGCACGGTCCCTCCTATACAGCGCTAACCCAAAGTCTCCCATTGTGGGTGCTTGAATCCTTCATTGCGCTGTAGAGTTGATAGACAGGGGAACTTAAACGTTTAATAAACTATGTCACTTTGATCCATGTCTCTATCCCAGAAAGATTCAATAGCCACATGTATAAATTAAACGGATCGATAGGAAGGGTAGTGGGGCGGGCCATACGCTATAGTTCTGTAGCATCTTAGAACACGGCCTGAATACCCCCTCGCGCCCATCGATAATTTTCATAGCCTTTACAATTTAGTTGTTGTGGCACAAGTCGTTACGGACACTATATTAGTGATACAAACCCCTGTTTCACTTTGAGGACATGTAGTGTCTCCATATGCAGAGccttgatgatcttgatGCCAAGCCTCCTTGGGGTCCTCCGCGCtcttaattatttaaagagGATGAAACCGGACCCCTTGATCAACTTCTCTTCCGCCCCTATCTTCCCGCTCTGTAGTATGAGTGTTCATCCCGCGGTTCACTGGACAAACATGGTGGCCACCGTATTTGATGCCGCCGGGTATGCCGATCTCGGCTCGCTGAGAAATTTCAAATCCGGCCATTCCAGAGATGGAATAATCATCGGCAACTAACCAGAAACTAAAGACTAGTCGAATGCAATGTAGCaggaaatagaaaagaaaacaaaaatggCTAACAGGACATTGCCCTAATTTTGGGACGGATGATAAGGGAACTAGCAATGCTGCAGAGAATTCAAGTGGGGATACACCGCCAGCCTGTGCCCGTGTCTTTGGTGGATCTGTTCCAGAGTTATCCACTCGGCCAGGGTCCGGTTCGTCTGGTAAAGCATATAGACTCAATGATTGTGCGGCGGGAGGATATTTTGGCGGCAAGACTTGGTCTCGATGCCTGAAAGGCACTAAGGCATTAACGATGACCTCAGGCATGATATCAGTCCACCTGATATTCACTCTCCATTTCCTCATCCAACACCCTTAGCGATCATGGCCCACCAGATGCATCCCCAGCCCCCATGGGCAACATCGGCTTATGGCGGGCTCTAACGTGCATGTGTTCGTTTGAAGCACGTCCATACGATGGATGATGTCGTGATTTACACAGCGCCTCAGTCACCCCAACTTTCAATGGGCTTATGATTTCGACATGCTAATCAATGCACATTCCTGGTTATGCAGTGTGAttcaggaaaagaaaaaagaaaaatccttTTTCTCGGCATGACTACTTGCACCGATCCCTACCACACATGGAAAAGGCTGAGCGGCAGCCGCCAAACGTTGAATGGGATTCGGCCAGTTCAGCCACTATTTATCTATCCGGACCGACTTTCCTCTTGAAGCCGACCAGAAGGGTTCGCTTCCGATCCTTGGGATCATGAGTTCTCAATGCAGTTGATAGGTCACAGGGTCTGCCCGGATACGTTATCCTCCAATGTACggcaagaacaagaagccgATCCGCGGTTCCAACAACCACCTCCGTGGTGATTGAAGTATCCGATGCTGAGAGGTTGAGAAGAATACCCAACAGCCACAAGGTAGCGGTCGCATATCGAGTCGATTCCCATCACCGCCTGAGCCAAGGTGTCTTCATTGGATACAGATTATCACCGTTTTGATCATGCCCCACAGGATCAGCACTGATCTTCATGTGAGCGCGCTTCTTTAAGACAGCTTCTGTATCATCGAACAAGTCGAAGGAAGACCAGAAATAGACCCTGAATTCATCCTATGGCTCAGAGAGCTCGCCACCAACAAAGCACGAGGCTGGAGGGACGTCGTAATAAACATATCACGCCAATGCTTGTGGCTTTTGCACTGAGCCCTGTTGCCAGGCGCAGTGGGTCCATTGCCACCGCAACCCGACGCTGTACAACAAACTTGATAGTCTGGCGCTGGCCAGTCCCACATCGCCGATCAGCACGGCCAGACACGTTCCCGCCAAACCTTGGATGTCGGACCCTTGGATGTCATTGTTGCACCATGGCTCGAGGTTGATAGCCCCAGGGCAAAATTCATGTCCCTGGCTACTGCAGGTCCGAAAGGTCTTCCGTCATTCGCCCACACAGCACAAGCAAAGCCCCAACCTCCCGACGTCGGCCATGGCCCGGTTCCCGACGATAGGATCCCCATATGTTGTTACCTTATCTAGCACTAAAACcgtgagaaaaaaaattcatAGCGGCTGAAGCGGAGGAATCACACTGTAGCCGCCGAGCAGCGACCTTCACACTTGATTCCAAGCCATTATAAAAGGCCCACCTTATTCCAGAGACCTTTCAAAAATTTCTCTCATACCACCATCATATACACTACTATCAGAAACAAACAAAGCTCACAGCTATCTCACAATAAAACATGAAGTTCACTGGTCTCGCCATTGTCAGCCTCATTGGCTGCGCTGCTGCCTTGCCTCCATTTGGTGCTTCTTCTACACCGTCCAGCTCGGTTTCTGTTTCTGTCACCCCGAGCGCTTCTCCCAGCTCGTCCAGCATCGCCTTCGCTGGTCTTAGCAAGCGCTCTGAAACCCCTTCTAGCTCTGCAGCTCCTTCCAGCTCCTCGGTCGCAGCCCCATGGGTATACCACAAGCGTCAATTTGCCACTCCCTCCAGCTCCGGTATTGCGTCCAGCTCTGCAACCCCATCCAGTTCCTCTGTTGCAGCCCCATGGGTCTTTCATAGACGCCAGTACGCGACTCCCTCCAGCTCTGCAACTCCTTCCAGCTCTGCGACCCCATCCAGCTCTGCAACCCCATCCAGTTCCTCTGTTGCAGCCCCATGGGTCTTTCATAGACGCCAGTACGCGACTCCCTCCAGCTCTGCAACTCCTTCCAGCTCTGCGACCCCATCCAGCTCTGCAACCCCATCCAGTTCCTCTGTTGCAGCCCCATGGGTCTTCCACAGACGCGAGTACGCGACTCCTTCCAGCTCAGCCACCCCCTCCAGCTCCGCAACTCCTTCGAGCTCTGCGTCCGTGACTCCCACCAGCTTCGCAGCTCAGAAGCGCAAGTTCTCTGGTTCCAGCAGCTCTTCGTCCGCCTcgccctcttcttcttccgctactccttcctcctccgctactccttctccctctccttaAATCTTCTCCGAGGTCGAGAGTTCTGCCATAGGAAATCCATCGTCATGCCTTCCCACATGGAGTAAATTTGATCCTGCACTCTCGTGCACCGCTTGATCACGATCGGAGGCTGACACAATCCTCAATTCCTTCTGTATTTGTTTGTCACGACCACTACTGGTTTGTTTAATATattgttgttttgctttCGGGTATGCTGGCGTACACAGTTTTGCTTTTCTGTGTGATAGAGTCGGGTACTCGTCTGTTTGTTCTGTGACtaaatttagaaatagaAGTTGTTCGTTTTATTATTTGTCCATTAAATAGTAGTCATAAGTACGCACTGATCCATCAGATCGACCATTCAATGTGGAAATACCTAAGAACACATGCATGCAGTGTTCAGAAAAAATCATTATTTTCGAAATTTTAAGTCCGAGAAATACAAAGACAAATGATGCGTATTTTCGCAATCATATCGAAGCAACTGTTTGGTTTCAAGAAGGTTAGTGATAGTCCATGCCTTTTCTCGGATGACCCATTCAGGTCGAGCCGAGAGTAGGGAATGTAACACTAACTGAATGTCTGCAAGTTGTTAAGGAAGACGCCattagaaattaaaaggCATATATTCAAGTGTGGGGTGTTTATTATTTATGTTGTTGATGGATTGGCACGGGTAGTGATGTGTTTCAAGGTAGAATGTGTATATCCacgaaaatatatatcacaGGTGCGCCAAATTATCATGACATAAATAGGTTTCGGTGACAGACAAGCATTAGGATGAGTGAAAACCAGAATCTTAGAACAGGAAATAAAgaccaaaagaaataaattataaaacaaaggggtaaaaaaataaatatctacgCATTTCAATGGGTCGCATTGCTTGCAGCTTGACATTGAACGCTGTTTCTGCGCTAACCACCGGAAGAATACCTGTTTGCCtacaaaaatatattagttgAATTATGTAGCCTTAGTCAAAGAAGATACTGCCTCGACGATGTATTCAAACCAGGGGTTAGCGCTCTCGAACTAACTATCAGGAGATGGGGacggcttcttctccaccaacTGGCTTTTCATCAACCGGGACTCTCGTTTCACACgttccttgtccttgtcgAAGTGGACACCGAAGAATGTGAAATATTGCGGGGCCCCAGGAGGGGGATCCTCTGGGGCGAAGACACCTTCACGACTGAGTACGAGTATCAAGTAATCGTTACTCAGGAATTTGATATCACAATCATGCTTTGTTTCATTTTCGGTGAGGTTGACACCGTGTGGACTTGCGTATGTTGGTGAAGAAAAAGTCTCAAAGTAGAATCCGAAGCAGGAGTCGAGAATTACATGGCCATTCATCTTAGTGTGATCATCGGTCCAGTGATAAAACTTAACATATTTCGATGGATAATGTTCCGGCTTGTAGCAGTGGTCGAAATAGTCAGTGGAATACAGGCGGAAGTGTGTGTCGGCGATGGAAATCCGTGGGCGTCCATTGTGTTTTTCCAAGGCTGCTTTGAGAGACTTGTATGCATTTTGGACCTCTTCAATCTTGCTAATTTCATAGGCCCGCTGTTTGTCCTTTATTTCCTGCTCACTTTGAATAACGCCGTTATCGCGCTCTCCATCCGAAGGAGAGGGAATATCGGGATAGTATTTCTCATAGGAATCCCAACAGTCGCTCACGTCGGACTCGTCACCGTCAAGTGTATTGAGACCTTCATCAACTTCGTCCCCCTCAATCTTTGGGCCCTGAACCGCTGTCTCATCTTTAGGATACTTGATATGATCTGTGGCCTCGGATGTTTCCAGAGGCATTTCTCGATCCACAGCATGTGTTTCCGACAGTGAGCCAGCCAGCGGAAAGGTAGGGATGAAGGGTCCTGGCAACGGCACATCTGAGAAGCTTAACGGTGTTATGGAGTCTAGAGACAGCCACTCAGGTGGTGGTACTGGTTCCAATGCCTGTTGtgcctcctctctcttcttttgcCTGCGCTTCTCCCTGCCCCGTTGCCTTATTCTCAACAGCCGCCGCAACCGAGCATTAGGCTGACCACCTGTGGCATGTTCAACGTGATCTGGCTTCGCTTTTTTGTCTTGGCGACGTCGATCATTTCTCCGAGGGGCATTCCTTACCCCGGCCTGCGGATTTGGATGCGTGCCGGCGGGTGCAGGCATTCTCGCTGATATGCCACTCCTGACAAGGAATTATCTGCTTATCATGTACTGAATCAAACACGAGAGAAATCTACATGTGCGACAGTCAGTCGCAAAACGTAAGAAGTACTTTTGGTTTCACTTCAGGGAGATTGAGCTACGCGGGTTATCGGATTAACTGCTAGTACAGCAGACTAAATTGAGGTGCCGGACTAACCGAGATTTTTACCGGACCCTTAGCGCTTTTACATTAAGCTACGGTTGTCATTCACTTATAGTTATCATTGTCTAGGTAGTGATattctaatctatagatatactatagtcTATTGTATACGATACTAAAAGTATGCTGCACTAAGTAAAATTTAAGCTCTATATCTCGGTTCACCGTGCCTCAAGTACTGTAGGATTAGATTTGTAACCGATTTAATCGAATATGTTGGACTATTATGATTGGGTAGAGCATCTACTAGTGGGAGCTTATCCATAGAACCCATTGGTTGAGATATCCAACTTCGGATGTGGTCAGGGAGTCAGCCAGGCGGTCCTAATTGGCCCGGCACGTAGATGATCTGGCTGCTGCTCACCCTTTTGGCTATAGGATATCTACACACCGTGTCTCTGCCACCACCTTCcaaaaatctttaaaaacATCTAAAAAAACTCGCTAGCTTGAATACTCCAATTAATCTATGGTTTTGAGCATCGAAAACAAACAATTTATGATATGATCCTTATCCCTTCCCTTGTGATGTCATAAGCATCGCCTTTTCTACTGGTCACCAATCTCCGGTGCAATTGCTAGTGCATCGTCTGATGGCCACACAACACCACCccgcttcttcctcgtcgggTCTGGCTTCTCATCGTGGTGTGTGGCATGGTCGAATTCCAAGGTCTCCCAATCCTTCACATAGCCATGATGAAGCTGGTCTAGCCATCCGGAATAAGGTTCTCCCGGATCTACCGTCAGTAAacgcttccttctcctggaGCGCCAACCCATTCCAAAAATCTACAGAGGATTCCAATAATAGCAATAATCAAATGCAAAAACTATGATAAAATCATTTTTTTCGTTGAGGATGCCCTTGTactcaacctcctccttctctcacTGTCCACTCATTTTCATGGCAGTCTCGCCATATCTTCCCCGTCGAACATCCCATGCATTCTCTAGCTTCAAATCATTGTCGTCATCCATGGAAACAGGCCGTGTCCTGTACCGGCCTATTGAGTACGTGGAGAGAATGGAGTATTATGAGCCTGGAGGGTATCACCCAGTAAAAATTGGAGATTGTTTCCATAATCGCTATCGGGTAATCCATAAGCTTGGCCATGGTAGTTATTCAACTATCTGGCTTGCTCGAGACGAGATATCCAACACAAATGTAGCAGTCAAAGTCTGCAGGGCAAACTCCAACCCGCGCGAGATTGATATACTGGCAAGGCTATCAAATCCTAAACAGCCATCAGACACAGGCAGATCTATCATTCCTTCGATATTGGATAAGTTCAACATCCAAGGTCCTAATGGTACTCACGTCTGTCTGGTAACCAGCCCAGCAAGGATGAGTGTCTCCGATGCCAAGAAGGAATCATGGATTAGCCTGTTTCAACTTGAGGTAGCACGGGCAATAGCCGCACAGCTTGTGATTGCAGTTCAGTATATCCACTCACAGGGATTTGTCCATGGTGACTTACACCGAGgaaatctttatttttctaccATCTTGTGAATTTACTGAACTATCTACCGaaacaatatataaagaatatgGCGAGCCAGAATTTGAGCCAGTCAATCGCTTAGATGGCCAAAAGCTGCCGCCAGCAGGGGTACCCGAATATGGTGTGGTACCTATCTGGCTTGGAGAAGCAAGTgaaaatatatctcttccAGAGTCAAGAATTCTACTTCCAGACTTTGGTGAAGCATTCTCTCCCGCACAAGAAAAAAGGTTGGAATCTCATACACCTCTGCTAACGCGTCCTCCAGAAGCTCGATTCGAACCTACAAAGTCTCTTACGTTCTCATCCGATATCTGGTCACTTGCCTGCACTATCTGGGATATTGTTGCCCCGAAAACACTATTCGAAGGGATCATGAcagacgaggatgatatgaCTTGTCAGCAGATTGGGCTACTTGGCCCGTTACCGACCGAATGGCAGGAAAAGCATGGAGAATCAATTCACCAGTCCAAATACCTAAATCGATCATTAGAAGACCGCTTAAAAAAGACCGTACAGCAAGCGCGTATCGAGGCAAGGATGCCGAGTTTTAAGTCAGATGAACAAGATGCTCTTTTGTCGATGTTACGCTCGATGCTTTGCTTTCAACCGGAACATCGTCCATCTGCTCAGCAGGTTCTTGAGTCTGAATGGATGGTGAAATGGGCTCTGCCGGAGTATGAAAAGATCCGCAACAGTCAATAATAATATGTATTTAGTACCGTTTATCTAGGGGATAACTTTAACATTGTCCATTGAAAACCTGGAAGCAAATGATAGAAGACCTGTGCAAACGCTAAAAGGCTACACACCGAAATGAACATAGGGGACCCAGTACATCGATCATCTATGAGATTCGAATCTGTCAATGTCCATACTCCGTTCCATAAATGAGATAAATCAGCATGCAAAGTAAGTAAGCTAAGCAGTTGTGGATATGACTGGAAAATGTGCTATTTCAGGCATGTGACGTAATTGAGCCCTATGTGGAAGAATGCTCCGCATAGGAATTGTGTCGTCTATTTCATTAAGCTCTGATTCACAATACAGTACTATAAAGTAGATGTCTGCTAAATTCAAGCCATGCTGGAATACCATTAATTTGAGATGACCGGAGTTTTACCGACTTGAACAGAGTTTGTATCCATCTCTTTCAAAACCCAACTCGCCATGCTTTTACGTgaaaggaagaagccatcGTCGCCGTGTCCCGTATATGTGGCTGTTACCGGTGCTTCAGCCCCATTAGTGAGGAAAGGTACCCTGAATAACGTCCATGGGAGCTGGGTAGGGTCCTGAGATGCGACAAATTCACCCAACCCGCGGAATTCTTGGTATGCACTCCCTGCGATAATTTTGATCAATGCGACGGATAATTTCCACTTAATGGCGCCTTTATCCAGAGGGGACGGATAGGAAGAGGTGCCAAGTACCATAGCCCGCTTGTAATTGTTCGCCACCAACATAGGAAAGATCAGTTTGATTGCCTCAGTGACAGGCTGTTCTCAAGTTCAGCAAATGTGAAGTTCAGACTAATAAAAATCAGACCGCTTACCGTCCCCTTTGACCCATATGTAGGGCCTGCAAATGACACGAAAATGCGTGCCCCACACCCTGCAGCTTGCTCCATTTTGGTGACGTCCTCAAACGTGCCGGGTATCACTGTGACATTGGGATTCCCGGAAACCTCCAGTGGAAGTTTTTGTGGGGTTCGTACAAGAAGGGTTAATCGGTGCCCTTGTCGCAATGCAGCGGAGCAGAATTCAGTCCCAGATGGGCCTGAAAATGAGGATCGGGTGAGAAGTCAACGCGCGAGTGTTTAAGTATACCAGGATAGAAGGCCACTCACCAGTGGCGCCAAACACGAGTATATGCTCGGACATTATCACGCCAGCCAGTGAAAGAACCAAGTTATTGGATTTGCATGAGACTCAGCGGACGAAATTTAAATATTGGTTCACGGTCGGTCATCCTGGTAACCAGAAGAAAGTAACACTATTTATTGGGTGCTTAGGAGGCATAAGTTTTATCATCTCATGGTGAtgaataattaataattatcgCCCCAGGCTCAAAATGGCGGCGGCCGCCCAGCCGCCGAGATGGTGATTACGTAACTGTCACTATGCAGTTAACTAAGTTAGCCTCGAGACTATGATTAGAATATCTCCCTTACACATCGTTTTCAATTGATCAAGAGGTTATTGATAACTTACCACCGTCACCATGGACACTATTGATCTTGACAATGATGTGTCCCCTCAACTTGCACTGCGAGCATGCGTTTCTTGCAAAtcgagcaagaagaaatgTGACAAGACCCTGCCAACATGCAATCGCTGTGCCAGGTATGACATTTGTCGCTACTTGTTTCATGTAAAAGATTCTCACAGTAATTAATTATCGTATCTAGACTCTGCCTATCTTGCTCATATATTGATGTAGCAGAAACAAGAGCGGAGGATTTCACGAGTACGTTTCAAGCCGTCTTTGACAGGCTGGAGAGGCTCGAGTCGCGTGTTTTCGCTTCCGAAGAGGACCGACCTGCAGCCGCGCCTGATCAATGCAAGGGAGATAACCGATCAGACT
This Aspergillus flavus chromosome 1, complete sequence DNA region includes the following protein-coding sequences:
- a CDS encoding protein kinase, encoding MPLYSTSSFSHCPLIFMAVSPYLPRRTSHAFSSFKSLSSSMETGRVLYRPIEYVERMEYYEPGGYHPVKIGDCFHNRYRVIHKLGHGSYSTIWLARDEISNTNVAVKVCRANSNPREIDILARLSNPKQPSDTGRSIIPSILDKFNIQGPNGTHVCLVTSPARMSVSDAKKESWISLFQLEVARAIAAQLVIAVQYIHSQGFEIFIFLPSCEFTELSTETIYKEYGEPEFEPVNRLDGQKLPPAGVPEYGVVPIWLGEASENISLPESRILLPDFGEAFSPAQEKRLESHTPLLTRPPEARFEPTKSLTFSSDIWSLACTIWDIVAPKTLFEGIMTDEDDMTCQQIGLLGPLPTEWQEKHGESIHQSKYLNRSLEDRLKKTVQQARIEARMPSFKSDEQDALLSMLRSMLCFQPEHRPSAQQVLESEWMVKWALPEYEKIRNSQ